In the genome of Croceimicrobium hydrocarbonivorans, one region contains:
- a CDS encoding mechanosensitive ion channel family protein: protein MEKAQELLSQSWDLIITYGGRLVLAVIVLIIGLSVIKRISNTFRKTMTKREVDASLVPFLSSLINAALKVMLIISIAGMVGIEMTSFVAVLGAAGLAVGLALQGSLSNFAGGVLILILKPFKVGDFIEGAGVSGTVREIQIFYTFLTTPTGQEIMVPNGSLSNNSIVNYSYNSTRRLDMTFGIGYGDDIDKAKAILHEIAGAENRFLEDKGVTIFVEALADSSVNIRLRAWTTNGDYWDVLNGLNEKVKKAFDGAGVGIPFPQMDLHLVEDRTK, encoded by the coding sequence ATGGAAAAAGCACAGGAACTCTTAAGTCAAAGTTGGGATCTGATCATCACCTATGGCGGTCGATTGGTTTTAGCCGTAATCGTTTTGATTATTGGTTTATCTGTAATTAAGCGCATCTCGAATACCTTCCGCAAAACCATGACCAAGCGTGAGGTGGATGCTAGTCTGGTTCCTTTCCTAAGTTCCTTGATCAATGCCGCATTAAAAGTGATGTTGATTATCTCTATTGCTGGCATGGTAGGCATTGAGATGACCTCTTTTGTAGCCGTATTAGGTGCGGCCGGTTTAGCGGTGGGTTTAGCCTTACAAGGTTCCCTTTCCAATTTCGCCGGTGGGGTATTAATCTTGATTCTTAAGCCCTTTAAAGTGGGCGATTTCATTGAAGGCGCCGGTGTATCAGGTACCGTTCGCGAAATTCAAATTTTCTACACCTTCCTAACCACGCCTACCGGCCAGGAAATTATGGTTCCCAATGGCAGCCTTTCCAATAACTCCATTGTAAACTACAGCTATAACAGCACCCGTCGTTTAGATATGACCTTTGGTATTGGTTATGGTGATGATATCGATAAAGCCAAAGCTATTTTACATGAAATCGCTGGTGCGGAAAATCGCTTTCTGGAAGACAAAGGCGTAACCATTTTCGTGGAAGCCTTAGCCGATAGCAGTGTTAACATCCGCCTGCGTGCCTGGACTACCAATGGTGATTACTGGGACGTACTCAACGGCCTGAACGAAAAGGTTAAGAAAGCCTTTGATGGCGCCGGAGTGGGCATTCCATTCCCACAAATGGATCTTCATTTGGTGGAGGACCGGACGAAGTAG
- a CDS encoding polyprenyl synthetase family protein, producing MSSLKKIQAPIQEEMKAFEPKFRDYMASKVALLDRITYYIVKRKGKQLRPMLVFLSAKLQGDIGDSSYRGAALVELMHTATLVHDDVVDDSNMRRGFFSLNALWKNKIAVLVGDYLLSRVLLLSVQNKEHQLLELISTAVQEMSEGELLQIEKARRLDIDEKVYFDIITKKTASLIAACCAVGTASVNSDKEEIEKMRLFGEYLGIAFQIKDDLFDFQQSAKTGKPTGIDIQEQKMTLPLIYALRTAEPADKKFMIRVVKRYNHDRKKVEQVMAMVRNSGGIEYASEQMENYYQKALQILDQYPDSPAKNSLLELAEYVIQRSK from the coding sequence ATGTCGAGCCTCAAAAAGATACAAGCGCCGATCCAGGAAGAAATGAAGGCCTTTGAGCCTAAGTTTCGCGACTATATGGCTTCCAAGGTGGCCTTGCTCGATCGCATTACCTATTACATCGTTAAACGTAAGGGCAAGCAATTGCGCCCCATGCTGGTTTTCCTAAGCGCTAAACTGCAGGGCGATATCGGCGATTCTTCTTATCGTGGAGCAGCCCTGGTAGAGCTTATGCATACTGCCACCCTGGTGCATGATGATGTGGTGGATGACTCCAATATGCGCCGAGGATTTTTCTCCCTCAATGCCCTTTGGAAAAACAAAATTGCGGTTTTGGTAGGCGATTACCTTTTATCTCGTGTACTCTTACTTTCCGTCCAAAATAAAGAGCATCAATTACTAGAGCTCATTAGCACTGCGGTGCAAGAAATGAGTGAGGGGGAATTGCTTCAAATTGAAAAGGCTCGCAGATTGGATATTGATGAGAAAGTTTATTTCGATATCATCACCAAAAAAACCGCCAGCCTAATTGCCGCTTGCTGCGCCGTGGGTACTGCTTCGGTAAATTCGGATAAGGAAGAAATTGAAAAGATGCGCCTCTTTGGCGAATACTTGGGTATTGCCTTCCAGATTAAGGATGACCTTTTCGATTTTCAGCAAAGTGCCAAAACTGGCAAACCCACCGGTATTGATATACAGGAGCAAAAAATGACTTTGCCCTTGATTTATGCGCTTCGCACAGCAGAGCCTGCCGATAAAAAATTTATGATTCGCGTAGTTAAACGCTACAATCACGATCGTAAAAAAGTAGAACAGGTAATGGCCATGGTACGTAATTCCGGGGGCATCGAATATGCCTCCGAACAGATGGAAAATTACTACCAAAAAGCCCTGCAAATTTTAGATCAATACCCTGATTCTCCGGCCAAAAATTCTTTACTTGAACTCGCCGAATACGTTATTCAGCGAAGCAAATAA